The following coding sequences lie in one Apium graveolens cultivar Ventura chromosome 3, ASM990537v1, whole genome shotgun sequence genomic window:
- the LOC141714718 gene encoding uncharacterized protein LOC141714718, producing the protein MEPNCWCGRAAVLKTSWTDANLGRRFWGCFCFMEDRRNSCNFHFWFDPPMCQRSRMIIPGLLKKIDKLEDDLGKHEAAVEKKGNKKSPILYYVVMILLVWVFIVLNKEMESMPKGYELPK; encoded by the exons ATGGAACCTAATTGTTGGTGTGGAAGAGCAGCAGTGCTAAAAACTTCTTGGACGGACGCAAATCTGGGAAGGCGATTCTGGGGTTGTTTCTGTTTCATG GAGGATCGGAGAAATTCATGCAACTTTCATTTCTGGTTTGACCCTCCTATGTGCCAAAGGTCAAGAATGATTATTCCTGGGCTGCTGAAAAAAATAGATAAGCTAGAAGATGATTTGGGCAAACATGAGGCTGCTGTTGAAAAGAAAGGGAATAAGAAAAGCCCTATTTTGTATTATGTAGtcatgatattattagtgtggGTGTTCATAGTGCTGAACAAAGAAATGGAGTCGATGCCGAAAGGATATGAATTACCTAAGTGA
- the LOC141710924 gene encoding peroxidase 12-like has translation MAISSCSCSSFSFLFSCLLMLLLSYFCVSQAQDSPPIAEGLSLSFYDSSCSNLESTVRNQLVEEFNQDIGQAAGLLRLHFHDCFVQGCDASVLLDGSASGPGEQDAPPNLSLRETAFEIIDKIHSQVNEQCGAIVSCADIVALSARDSIVLSGGPDYKVPLGRRDGLNFATRDATLANLPRPSSNASVILSALANKSLDATDSVALSGGHTIGMSHCISFTDRLYPQDPTMDEAFANDLKNTCPENSTIDGTTVQDIRTPDEFDNQYYVDLVNRQGLFTSDQDLFTDNRTRDIVTSFADNQTLFFEKFVNAMIKMGQMEVVTGTNGEIRANCSVRNSDSTLLLSSVVDVEEELQVFN, from the exons ATGGCGATTTCTAGTTGTTCCTGCAGCTCGTTTTCATTTCTGTTCTCCTGTCTTTTAATGCTACTACTCTCCTACTTCTGTGTCTCGCAAGCACAAGATAGTCCACCTATAGCAGAGGGACTTTCATTGAGTTTCTACGACAGTAGCTGCTCTAATTTAGAGTCGACTGTAAGGAATCAACTTGTAGAAGAGTTCAATCAAGATATCGGCCAAGCTGCTGGTTTACTTCGTTTGCATTTCCATGATTGCTTTGTACAG GGGTGTGATGCTTCTGTGTTACTTGATGGATCCGCCAGTGGACCAGGAGAGCAAGATGCGCCTCCAAACCTGAGTTTGAGGGAGACAGCATTTGAGATAATTGACAAAATTCACAGCCAAGTGAACGAACAATGCGGTGCAATTGTATCCTGCGCTGATATCGTGGCTCTCAGTGCCCGTGATTCAATTGTTTTG TCGGGAGGTCCAGACTACAAGGTGCCATTGGGAAGGCGTGACGGACTAAACTTTGCAACAAGAGATGCCACACTGGCAAACCTGCCCCGACCATCTTCCAATGCAAGTGTCATCCTTTCTGCTCTGGCCAACAAGAGCCTCGACGCCACTGATTCTGTTGCACTCTCGGGGGGGCACACTATAGGCATGTCTCACTGCATTTCCTTCACCGACCGTCTATACCCGCAAGACCCTACCATGGACGAAGCATTTGCCAATGATTTAAAAAACACTTGCCCAGAAAATTCAACGATTGATGGCACAACAGTACAAGATATTCGAACTCCTGATGAATTTGATAACCAGTACTACGTTGATCTCGTGAATCGACAAGGACTGTTTACATCGGACCAGGATTTGTTTACTGATAATAGGACCCGTGATATCGTTACTAGCTTTGCAGACAACCAGACCTTGTTTTTCGAAAAGTTTGTGAATGCAATGATAAAGATGGGACAGATGGAAGTGGTGACAGGAACAAACGGGGAGATTCGGGCAAACTGTTCGGTGAGAAACTCAGACAGTACGTTGTTGTTGTCTTCTGTTGTTGATGTAGAAGAAGAATTACAAGTATTTAATTAG
- the LOC141710925 gene encoding peroxidase 12-like, giving the protein MASYTSFNSVPFLFSCIPLLLFSYLCVSEAQGTPPIAKGLSLSFFDTTCPKLESMVRKQLEKDFKKDIGQAAGLLRMHFHDCFVQGCDASVLLDGSASGPSEQDAPPNLSLRAKSFEIIDNIHRQVHKRCGAIVSCADIITLTARDAIVLSGGPDYKVPLGRRDGQSFATTQATLDILVPPFANTSVILAALAKKKLDATDSVALSGAHTIGKAHCSSFTDRLYPQDSTTDQTFAKNLKNTCPQNASVDGTTVQDLRTPDVFDNKYYVDLMNRQGLFTSDQDLYTDSRTRGIVTSFAVNQTLFFEKFVIAMLKMGQMEVVTGTKGEIRANCSVRNSDSTLLSSVVDVAAQELELSSL; this is encoded by the exons ATGGCTTCTTACACTTCTTTCAACTCTGTTCCTTTTCTGTTCTCCTGTATACCATTACTACTGTTCTCCTACTTGTGTGTTTCAGAAGCACAAGGTACTCCACCTATTGCCAAGGGACTTTCTTTGAGTTTTTTCGACACAACATGCCCCAAGTTAGAGTCGATGGTCAGGAAACAACTTGAAAAAGACTTCAAAAAAGACATTGGACAAGCTGCTGGCTTACTTCGTATGCACTTCCATGATTGCTTTGTCCAG GGATGTGATGCCTCTGTGTTACTTGATGGATCAGCTAGTGGCCCAAGCGAGCAGGATGCGCCACCCAATTTGAGTCTGAGAGCAAAGTCTTTCGAGATAATTGATAATATTCACAGACAGGTGCACAAGCGATGCGGTGCGATTGTTTCCTGCGCTGATATAATAACTCTTACTGCCCGTGATGCGATTGTTTTG TCCGGTGGTCCAGACTACAAAGTTCCATTAGGAAGGCGTGACGGACAAAGCTTTGCAACAACACAGGCCACACTAGACATTCTGGTTCCTCCTTTTGCCAATACAAGTGTCATCCTTGCTGCCCTGGCCAAGAAAAAACTCGATGCCACCGATTCTGTCGCGCTCTCAGGGGCACACACAATCGGGAAAGCTCACTGCAGTTCCTTCACGGACCGCCTGTACCCGCAAGACTCTACCACGGACCAGACATTTGCCAAGAACCTCAAAAACACATGCCCGCAAAATGCATCAGTTGATGGAACAACAGTCCAAGATCTTCGAACTCCGGATGTGTTTGACAACAAGTACTACGTTGATCTCATGAATCGACAAGGACTGTTTACATCGGACCAAGATTTGTATACAGATAGTAGGACCCGTGGCATTGTAACAAGTTTTGCAGTTAACCAGACCTTGTTTTTCGAAAAGTTTGTGATTGCCATGTTGAAAATGGGACAGATGGAAGTGGTGACAGGAACAAAAGGGGAGATTCGGGCTAACTGTTCAGTGAGAAACTCAGACAGTACGTTGCTGTCTTCTGTTGTTGATGTAGCTGCACAGGAATTGGAGCTATCCAGTTTGTAG